In Xenopus tropicalis strain Nigerian chromosome 5, UCB_Xtro_10.0, whole genome shotgun sequence, one genomic interval encodes:
- the slc33a1 gene encoding acetyl-coenzyme A transporter 1: MSPSLTQKESRQRRQNNLYPGVNSVEYSGQDDMEEDGREALLQDCEVPAPKETANYKAELGNIFFLLFLYILQGIPLGLAASIPLILQSKNVSYTDQAIFSFVFWPFSLKLLWAPLVDSLYIKRFGRRKSWLVPTQYILGLFMMYLAATVDDLLGGEHGPDMFALTATFFLFEFLAATQDIAVDGWALTMLSRENVGYASTCNSVGQTAGYFMGNVLFLALESADFCNKYLRITPQPKGLVTLPDFLFYWGAIFLVTTTFVAVLKKENKRERASKEETQSVKEAYSLLLSIVRMPAVLQFCILLLTAKIGFSAADAVTGLKLIERGVPKEHLALLAVPMVPLQILLPLIISKYTAGPKPLNVFHKAIPFRLLMGLFFALLVWWTPRVSHESGFPLYYYLVLLLSYALHQIALYSMFVAIMAFNAKVSDPLIGGTYMTLLNTVSNLGGNWPATVALWMVDPLTSKECVGADGHSCVDHDVAELCIKSGGTCVTLIDGYYVESIVCVVVGFCWWFFFGPRLKKLQDEGQSSWKCRRRNYF, encoded by the exons ATGTCACCATCATTAACGCAGAAAGAGAGCAGGCAACGTCGTCAAAACAACCTGTATCCTGGAGTGAACAGTGTTGAATACAGTGGTCAAGATGATATGGAAGAAGATGGCAGAGAGGCTTTGCTACAGGACTGTGAAGTGCCTGCTCCCAAAGAAACTGCCAATTATAAAGCAGAGctagggaatattttttttttgctttttctatatattttgcaGGGAATTCCCCTGGGACTTGCTGCAAGCATTCCTTTAATACTCCAGAGTAAAAATGTTAGTTACACAGACCAAGCAATCTTTAGCTTTGTCTTCTGGCCATTTAGCCTTAAATTGCTCTGGGCACCTTTGGTTGACTCACTGTACATCAAGCGATTTGGCCGCAGGAAATCCTGGCTGGTTCCTACACAGTATATTTTGGGATTGTTTATGATGTATTTAGCAGCCACAGTAGACGATCTCCTCGGTGGAGAACATGGCCCTGATATGTTTGCTTTGACAGCTACTTTCTTTTTATTTGAATTCTTGGCTGCCACTCAGGACATTGCTGTGGATGGCTGGGCTCTAACCATGCTTTCCAGAGAGAATGTGGGGTATGCTTCAACGTGCAATTCTGTAGGACAGACTGCTGGATACTTCATGGGAAATGTTCTTTTCCTTGCCCTGGAATCAGCAGACTTCTGCAACAAGTACTTAAGGATTACTCCACAGCCCAAGGGATTGGTTACTCTtccag ACTTTCTGTTCTACTGGGGAGCAATATTTCTGGTAACTACAACCTTCGTAGCGGTGCTGAAAAAAGAGAACAAGCGTGAAAGAGCAAGCAAGGAAGAGACTCAGAGTGTGAAAGAGGCCTACAGCCTCCTGTTAAGCATAGTGAGAATGCCGGCCGTTCTCCAGTTCTGCATCTTGCTCTTAACAGCAAAG attgggTTTTCAGCAGCCGATGCAGTCACAGGCCTTAAACTTATAGAAAGGGGGGTTCCTAAAGAACACTTAGCTCTTCTGGCAGTGCCTATGGTCCCCCTGCAAATTCTCCTGCCTTTGATAATCAGCAAGTATACTGCTGGGCCAAAACCCCTAAATGTCTTCCACAAAGCCATTCCTTTTAG gTTATTGATGGGCTTATTTTTTGCCCTTTTAGTTTGGTGGACTCCAAGAGTAAGCCATGAGAGTGGATTCCCTCTATATTATTATCTTGTGCTTCTGCTGAGCTATGCCTTACACCAG ATTGCTTTATATAGCATGTTTGTGGCAATTATGGCTTTTAACGCCAAAGTCAGTGATCCACTCATTGGAGGAACATACATGACACTTTTAAACACAGTGTCTAATTTGGGGGGAAACTGGCCTGCTACAGTGGCCCTTTGGATGGTGGACCCCTTGACAAGCAAGGAATGTGTTGGAGCAGACGGACACAGTTGTGTTGACCATGATGTTGCAGAA CTCTGCATAAAATCTGGTGGCACTTGCGTTACCCTTATTGATGGATATTATGTGGAATCCATCGTATGTGTTGTTGTTGGGTTTTGCTGGTGGTTCTTTTTTGGGCCAAGGTTGAAGAAACTCCAGGATGAAGGACAGTCTTCATGGAAATGCAGACgaaggaattatttttaa
- the c5h3orf33 gene encoding protein C3orf33 homolog, with protein sequence MAERGRDQADNLISKVSQLADNHLTLVRNISTGLAVAGVLLFARSIRLTSKFTSAKDIPLEFIKKNVKLRGKLLSITGDTLEVEHVPISLPIVAAFQSKFHSQGTLFIRLAGVELTPSGKIWLQGRLQPSQMLWFQLLNREDSVLDCFILLDRLGFFSDCLNTEILRQGLGRTVHIPGLQHAQYWKFYKRLLRAEVEAQKKGKGLWKQENWLRVTSHRYLSTIIIQPVKCLIKSITYFWKKK encoded by the exons ATGGCGGAGCGAGGCCGGGACCAGGCAGATAATTTAATTTCTAAAGTCTCCCAGCTGGCTGACAATCATTTAACGTTAGTCCGG AATATCAGCACTGGATTGGCTGTAGCTGGAGTTCTTTTGTTTGCTAGAAGTATAAGATTG ACATCAAAATTCACAAGTGCAAAAGACATTCCATTAGAATTCATAAAGAAGAATGTGAAACTTCGTGGAAAGTTACTCAGCATCACTGGAGACACATTAGAGGTTGAACATGTCCCAATAAGTCTTCCTATTGTTGCTGCATTTCAAAGTAAAT TTCACTCACAAGGCACTCTGTTTATCAGACTTGCTGGAGTAGAACTGACTCCAAGCGGCAAAATTTGGTTACAGGGACGGCTTCAACCCTCCCAGATGCTGTGGTTTCAGCTCCTGAACAGAGAAGATTCAGTACTTGACTGTTTTATTCTGCTTGATCGG TTGGGATTCTTCAGTGACTGTTTGAACACAGAGATCTTAAGACAAGGACTTGGTAGAACAGTCCATATTCCAGGGCTTCAGCATGCTCAGTACTGGAAGTTTTATAAAAGGTTGTTACGAGCTGAAGTAGAAGCCCAGAAGAAAGGAAAGGGTCTTTGGAAACAGGAAAACTGGCTTAGGGTCACTTCACATAGATACCTCAGTACAATTATTATACAACCGGTCAAATGCCTCATTAAATCAATAAcatatttctggaaaaaaaagtaa